CATCTCGCGTTCTCGATCGGGGCGCCGAGGGTCCGCCGATCCGTCGTGAACTGGATCCTCGGGTTGAAGGCCTCGAGGCGCGCACCGAGGGTCAGCGTGGCGCCGCCGACCGGCTTCAGTGTGTTCGTGAGGTAGAGCGAGGCCACGCGGGGGAAGAACGACGCCGCACTGGGGGAGGACGCGGCGAGCGCCGCGGCCGTTCGCTCGTAGGCCTGCACGTGGATCAGCTTGAAGGTGCCCCCGATCACGAGCAGATGCTGCGGATTCACCTGCGTCGTACTCGAGAGGTCCACGGTGAGCATATCGGTCTGGTGCCGCTGGACGATGCCGCTGGTGCCGCTTGTGACGAAGAGTCCCCGGCCCCAGAGGCCGTAGACCGGCCCGGTGAAGTCATCCGAAAGCACGTAGCCCGGCACGCCCCTCGCCTCCTGGATCTGCTGCTCCACGGGCTCGGCCACGAAGTCCTCGCCCCGGAAGCGCAGCCGTCGCCACGGCAGTCCACCGGTGCCCGGCCGGTCTCCGGGCACCGGCACGCCGAGGTAGCTGGCGGCCCGGGTGAGCGCCACCCGCGCCGTCAGCAGGGAGGCGCGCGAGCCGCCACCGGTCTGATGCTGGGCGCTGAAGGCCACGTGCGCCGACGTGCGTCGCTCGGCGAGGTAGTTGTCCAGGTTGTACTTGAACCGCGTGGAGTAGAGCTCCTGCTGACCGCGCGTCCAGAGCCCCGTGAGGGTGAACGAGGTCACGGGGGAAACCGGAAAGTCGATCCGCGAGAACGCCGTGAGCTGATCGCCCCGGTGGTGCGGGATGATCGCGCGCTCGAACAGGCATCTATCCCCCGGGCTCGGCGTGAGGCAGGTGAGGCCGTGCAAGCGCGGCTCCGCGTCCTCGGCGGTGGATGCCGTGCCGTCCATGAACACGGTGACGCCACTGCCCAGGAATCGCAGCGGGCCGCCCGCGCTCAGCTCGGTCCGCGACTGGCCGTAGCCGATGCGATCGGGCAGGAGTTGGCCGCCGTTCAGCGACGCGCGCGTCTCCCAGTGGTTGGGGGAGCCGCTGCGGGTCGCCACGTCCACGACGCCCGACAGGGCGTTCCCATATTGCGCACCGAAGCCGCCCGTGACGACGCTGAGCTCTTCGATGGCCGTGGGCGAAAGATTCATCGTGGTCCCGAGATCGCTCAGGGCGAACTGGTCGCGCACATCGAGGCCGTCGATCATCAGGATCGCCTGGCCCGTGCGGCCCCCGCGGAAATGGCCGTCGGCGACGCCCGCCTGGATGTCGATCACGTCGGTGAGGGTCGTGATGGGCGCCAGCCGGAGCTGCTGGCGATCCACGGTCTGCACGCTGGCCGGCTCGTCGGTTCGCTGGAACGGCCGGGCGGAGACCTCGATCTCGCCCAGCGTGGGTGTCGCGGTGGGGTGGAGCAGGATCGTGAGCTCGCTCGGCGCCGCGCCGGAGACGCGCCCGCGTACCGACAGCGCCTCGTACCCCACCCGCCTCACGACCAGCACGAATTCGCCGAGCGTCATGCCCAGAAAGACGAAACGCCCGGCGTTGTCGGTGAGCTGGACGCGCGGCGTTCCGGCGAGGAGCAGGTTGGCGCCCTCCACCGGTTGGCCGGTTTCGCGGTCCCGCACCACGCCGATCACGCGCCCGCCGCCCTGCGCCAGGCCGGGAGGGGGGGCCGCGACGGTTGCGGCCAGCAGCAGCGCGACGGTGCTTGCTGGGGAAAAGCGGAAGGAGTACACTAGCGCCACCTTGCGTTGTTTCCGGCCGTTCTGTCAAGCCTCGGCAGCTCGCCGGCGCGTCGTGCTGCTCCTCGCGCTCGGCACGGCGGCGTGCCGCACCTCCGACGATGCGCTCGTCGCCCCCCAGCCCAGATTCCCGCTCGGCGGCGGCTTCCGGCGCCTCACGTACAACAGCGGTCCCGATCTCGCGCCGACCTGGGCGGCGGACGGGAAAACGCTCTCGTATGTGACGCTGGGGCTGCCACCCGGCGCGCCGGACCAGTGGCTGCGCGTGGCCGTGCCGGCCGAAGGCGGCACCGCGGTCGAGGACGCCCCGGGGTACCGGTCGCCGTTCGGCACCGAGGCCCTTCCCGCCGTCCACGCCGCGACCGGGACCCAGGCGGCGGTCGGGTTCCTGCACCCCGCAGGAAAAGACTGTTCGTGCGGCGCGGACCCGTGGCCTACGGTGTCCACGCTCGTGGTCCTGGCAGTGGATCTCGCCGGCCCGCCCCGATCAGGGTCGTCGCTGCCGACGCTCAACTTGACGCTGGCCGGACGCGAGGTCGGCGACTCGCTGGGGGACCCCTTGTATCGCATCCTGTTCAACCCGGTCTTCGCGCGGCGCCGCGACGATCGCGCGGCCGTCTTCGGGCCGTCGTGGTCGCCCGATGGGACCCGCTTCGTCGTGAGCGACGGGGACCGGCTGTGGGTCTGGGAGGTGAGCACCGGCTCGCTCCTCCCGGTCCCGGGGGTGAGCGACGCGGGCTTCCCGCACTGGTCGCCGGACGGCACCCGCATCGCCTTCGCGCACTACGCGCGGGACCGCGTGCGCACCAACGTGTGCGTCTTCGTCTTCCAAGGTGACATCGTGTGTCGCGCGCGCACGACGACCACATCCACGATCGCACCGGACGTGTGGGTCGTCGCGCCCGATGGCGCGGGCCTCACG
The sequence above is a segment of the Gemmatimonadales bacterium genome. Coding sequences within it:
- a CDS encoding TonB-dependent receptor; the encoded protein is MYSFRFSPASTVALLLAATVAAPPPGLAQGGGRVIGVVRDRETGQPVEGANLLLAGTPRVQLTDNAGRFVFLGMTLGEFVLVVRRVGYEALSVRGRVSGAAPSELTILLHPTATPTLGEIEVSARPFQRTDEPASVQTVDRQQLRLAPITTLTDVIDIQAGVADGHFRGGRTGQAILMIDGLDVRDQFALSDLGTTMNLSPTAIEELSVVTGGFGAQYGNALSGVVDVATRSGSPNHWETRASLNGGQLLPDRIGYGQSRTELSAGGPLRFLGSGVTVFMDGTASTAEDAEPRLHGLTCLTPSPGDRCLFERAIIPHHRGDQLTAFSRIDFPVSPVTSFTLTGLWTRGQQELYSTRFKYNLDNYLAERRTSAHVAFSAQHQTGGGSRASLLTARVALTRAASYLGVPVPGDRPGTGGLPWRRLRFRGEDFVAEPVEQQIQEARGVPGYVLSDDFTGPVYGLWGRGLFVTSGTSGIVQRHQTDMLTVDLSSTTQVNPQHLLVIGGTFKLIHVQAYERTAAALAASSPSAASFFPRVASLYLTNTLKPVGGATLTLGARLEAFNPRIQFTTDRRTLGAPIENARWTMLVMPRIGFVMPLTDVGLPHTVARWNFGISSQPPAFQFFFDSGIDDSLNTTLRRQGNPALGFERATSYEAGITQLLTPDVLVGVTGYYKDLSGLVTSGVPLAAAGRLFSNLDQGRIYGVEASLDLGSHPGRKLRLSYSFQQAKGTVSTPFDSTSATPGTRAVDVPLAFDRRHAIDLLAIWAPPEGRWSASLSGTAGSGYPIPGRDDGRRLPWSVLVNGRLTMTAHWHGRSVEFYAEGRNLLAWRTLRTARPETGNETVVLDSLEAR